One window of Caldisericia bacterium genomic DNA carries:
- a CDS encoding DUF2207 domain-containing protein, translated as MKKIIFLIIFLLFFIVDLNTSFAKDYSIPKVKIDVILNKDGSANFIEERTYTFQGNFTFGYYDLPKKGYESLELFEIYEGDILYKKDTSKILYTYFIEDRDSYYRINFYYTANDETKTFKFVYKLKGVIHVYEDYGEFYWKLQGEGWDKKIGEFESNIRLVSPIPKDEYFIWAHGPLWGEIKKIDDKTIYLYVNDVPPHKFVEVRVLIPSSYFTVETINKGNIKESVIKEETRWANEANRERIFAKINIWLPLLVFFLLIFLLIYQYLKYGKEFNIPKNYEYFREPPSDIKPAILGHLITFGAFQESFLKATIMDLIHQGIIDLEESSSSTKNLSFILDKGNYQKKESLLSEFEKILIDKILFDKGDRFTIKELNNKIRKNKEKYYYNFEKFKEEIKKESKNYDFFDKVSEKKSVFTIGLGCIIPVLSIILTVLFRNLFYLIWLILSPIYFITGFFAIKRRSFKGKEEFDKWMAFKRFLSDFSNLKEYGPKSIVLWEKYLIYGTVLGVSKTVLKALKIIFPQIEDIENGRLIGFAGTSHFSSFNKGLNYINSAITNIVSATSHSYKTSRSSWSSGGGRGGGFSGGGGGGGGGSGGGMG; from the coding sequence ATGAAAAAAATAATTTTTTTAATAATTTTTTTATTATTTTTCATAGTAGACTTAAACACATCTTTTGCAAAAGATTATTCAATTCCAAAAGTTAAAATCGATGTAATTTTAAATAAAGATGGAAGTGCAAATTTTATTGAAGAGAGAACCTATACATTTCAGGGAAATTTTACTTTTGGTTATTATGATTTACCTAAAAAGGGTTATGAATCTCTTGAACTTTTTGAGATTTATGAAGGAGATATATTATACAAAAAAGATACAAGTAAAATTCTCTATACATATTTTATAGAGGATAGAGATAGTTATTATAGAATTAATTTTTATTATACTGCAAATGATGAAACTAAAACATTTAAATTTGTTTATAAATTAAAAGGTGTAATTCATGTTTATGAAGATTATGGTGAATTTTATTGGAAACTTCAAGGAGAGGGTTGGGATAAAAAAATTGGCGAATTTGAATCAAATATAAGACTTGTTTCACCAATTCCAAAAGATGAATATTTTATTTGGGCTCATGGGCCACTTTGGGGAGAAATAAAAAAGATTGATGATAAAACAATCTATCTTTATGTTAATGATGTCCCTCCACATAAATTTGTTGAAGTAAGAGTCCTAATTCCATCATCATATTTTACTGTTGAAACCATAAATAAAGGAAACATAAAAGAGAGTGTTATAAAAGAAGAGACAAGATGGGCAAATGAGGCAAATAGAGAAAGAATTTTTGCAAAAATAAATATTTGGTTACCATTATTGGTTTTCTTTTTACTAATTTTTCTTTTAATTTATCAATATTTAAAATATGGAAAAGAATTTAATATTCCTAAAAATTATGAATATTTTAGAGAGCCACCAAGTGATATTAAACCAGCAATTTTAGGTCATCTTATCACTTTTGGTGCATTTCAAGAATCTTTTTTAAAAGCAACAATAATGGATTTAATTCATCAAGGAATAATAGATTTAGAAGAGAGTTCGTCTTCAACAAAAAATTTATCTTTTATTCTTGATAAAGGAAACTATCAAAAGAAAGAGAGTTTACTTTCAGAATTTGAGAAAATATTGATTGATAAAATTTTATTTGATAAGGGTGATAGATTTACAATAAAAGAACTTAATAATAAAATAAGAAAAAATAAAGAAAAATATTATTATAATTTTGAAAAATTCAAAGAAGAAATTAAAAAAGAATCTAAAAATTATGATTTTTTTGATAAAGTTAGTGAAAAGAAAAGCGTATTCACTATTGGTTTAGGATGCATTATACCAGTCTTATCAATAATTTTAACAGTTTTATTTAGAAACCTTTTTTATCTTATTTGGTTAATTTTATCCCCGATATACTTTATAACTGGGTTTTTTGCGATAAAAAGAAGATCTTTTAAAGGTAAAGAAGAGTTTGATAAGTGGATGGCATTCAAAAGATTTTTAAGTGATTTTTCAAATTTAAAAGAGTATGGTCCAAAATCTATAGTTTTGTGGGAAAAATATTTAATTTATGGAACAGTTTTGGGTGTTTCAAAAACTGTTCTTAAAGCACTTAAAATTATATTTCCTCAAATAGAAGATATTGAAAATGGAAGATTAATAGGGTTTGCTGGGACTTCCCATTTTTCAAGTTTTAATAAGGGATTAAACTATATAAATTCTGCAATTACAAATATAGTTTCTGCAACATCTCACTCTTACAAAACTTCAAGAAGTTCATGGAGTTCTGGCGGTGGAAGAGGTGGAGGATTTTCAGGAGGTGGAGGGGGTGGAGGTGGAGGATCTGGTGGAGGTATGGGCTAA
- a CDS encoding threonine synthase, whose product MEKINLKCNKCSKIYKEEDKKVICDCGGFLDLQFDVEFKINLIDTKKFCLLRYKNFLPIKDEKNIVSFNEGFTPLIKLNIEENEIYFKLDFLFPTGSFKDRGSVVLISKIKELGIKRVVEDSSGNAGASIASYCALGGIECDIFVPESASKNKINQIKIFGANLHILPLSREEVHIEARKFAKDFYYASHFLNPYFLQGTKTIIYEIFEQLEFSLPDSIVIPVGNGSLLLGIYKGLQDLKRGKLLDRFPKLICVQAENCAPIYESYKNKSFEIQKFEKRETVAEGIAIANPLRGKEILNAIYETSGEVITVNEKEILLSQKELAKKGIFVEPTSAVQYAGLKKYIKYLNKKEKIICVLTGSGLKSL is encoded by the coding sequence ATGGAAAAAATAAATCTTAAATGCAACAAGTGTAGCAAAATTTATAAAGAGGAAGATAAAAAGGTTATTTGTGATTGTGGTGGTTTTTTAGATTTGCAATTCGATGTTGAATTTAAAATTAATCTTATTGATACAAAAAAATTTTGCCTCCTTAGATACAAAAATTTTTTACCAATTAAAGACGAAAAAAATATAGTGTCTTTTAATGAAGGTTTTACACCATTAATAAAATTAAATATAGAGGAGAATGAAATATATTTTAAACTCGATTTTTTATTTCCTACAGGTTCGTTTAAAGATAGAGGTTCAGTTGTTTTGATAAGTAAAATTAAGGAACTTGGTATAAAAAGAGTTGTGGAAGATTCTTCTGGAAATGCTGGAGCATCAATTGCATCCTATTGTGCGCTTGGGGGCATTGAGTGTGATATTTTTGTTCCAGAAAGTGCTTCAAAAAATAAAATAAACCAAATAAAGATTTTTGGAGCAAATTTACATATTTTACCTTTATCAAGAGAAGAAGTTCATATTGAAGCAAGAAAATTTGCAAAAGATTTTTATTATGCGAGTCACTTTTTAAATCCCTATTTTTTGCAAGGAACAAAGACAATTATTTATGAGATTTTTGAACAACTTGAATTTTCTCTTCCTGATTCAATTGTAATTCCAGTTGGAAACGGATCTCTTCTTCTTGGAATTTATAAAGGTTTACAAGATTTAAAGAGAGGTAAACTTTTAGATAGATTTCCAAAACTTATTTGTGTTCAAGCAGAAAATTGTGCTCCTATTTATGAATCTTATAAAAATAAAAGTTTTGAAATTCAAAAATTTGAAAAAAGAGAAACAGTTGCAGAAGGAATTGCAATAGCAAATCCATTAAGAGGAAAAGAGATTTTAAATGCAATTTATGAGACTTCTGGTGAGGTAATTACTGTTAATGAAAAAGAAATTTTATTATCACAAAAAGAACTTGCTAAAAAAGGTATTTTTGTTGAGCCCACATCAGCAGTTCAGTATGCAGGATTAAAAAAGTATATTAAATATTTAAATAAAAAAGAGAAAATCATTTGTGTTTTAACAGGAAGTGGTCTAAAATCTTTGTGA
- a CDS encoding PAS domain S-box protein, with translation MNKINESIVHIFDNLENHVSFILENEKIKSISKNFYKILNFKEEELIGKEIKEFFLDEKEYLEFKKNMTINEQKIFKIKLKDKSGNVKTFKSVLVNLEINKNLLILYDISEKIKKETLNKILYEISNLAFRVKNLQELLEEIHKLLKEYIYAENFYISLIDESGDYIYFPYFVDLKDEKPTPRKRRGGITEYILERGEPTLLKREEIEKLREEGKLIFYGTCPEYYIGAPLRVFDKLIGVIALQSYDKDITYDEDDLNLISFLSKQISYVIERLKSENERTSLIKNIKGFVFTITLEREKIKIIEIEGNFEEITGYKKDEILKERNDLKSLIHKEDYEKIKKLFLDVYELKDKTLTEIFRIITKSGEIKWVSINLSILKIEIPEVKIVQGIITDITESIKTKEKFFETEAKYKRILDNSRDIIFRYAFYPKKGFEYINNIVTEITGYTPEEHYNDPDLFFKIVHPEDKILLQKIISGEIKDPIVLRFIRKDGKIVYLEQNNWFIKDKNGNVVAIEGIFRNVTKRKVLEESLKESEKRFRTLFENAPLGITLTSKNGEILYCNPKYEEIMGYKVDELKNKTWMELTYPEDIKEDLEKFNKLIKGELYSYSVEKRAIRKDGKVIWINLKVVRVDDEKGDFLYEIAMIEDITEKKMLEKAVQESMKRFRTLFEKSPVGITMSDIDGKIIASNEAYLKIIGYSLDEIKKVSWKEYTYPEDIDKDWNLFKKLINREIDSYSIEKRYIRKDGEIIYARLNCAAVFDENGEFQFEFAIIEDITEEKKLKHEIEESREKLARSLENILNLITKITEIKDPYTLGHQRRVALLATKIAKKMNLPEETIEKIRIASFLHDIGKLTLPVEVLNKGGKLSENEFSLIKEHSKNGYEIIKKIENFIPIAEIVLQHHERLNGSGYPFGLKDDEILLEARIIAVCDVFEAMTSHRPYRPAYSVEDALKELKNYKGILYDPQVVNALEELILNNEINIKFLNGKNKS, from the coding sequence ATGAATAAAATTAACGAATCAATAGTTCATATTTTTGATAATTTAGAAAATCATGTCTCATTTATTTTGGAAAATGAAAAGATAAAATCTATCAGTAAAAATTTTTATAAAATTTTAAATTTCAAAGAGGAAGAATTGATTGGGAAAGAGATAAAAGAATTTTTTTTAGATGAAAAAGAATATTTAGAATTTAAAAAGAATATGACAATAAATGAACAGAAAATTTTTAAAATTAAATTAAAAGATAAAAGTGGTAATGTTAAAACTTTTAAAAGTGTATTAGTTAATCTTGAAATTAATAAGAATTTATTGATTTTATATGATATTTCTGAAAAGATTAAAAAAGAAACTTTAAACAAAATTCTTTATGAGATATCAAATTTAGCCTTTAGAGTAAAAAATCTTCAAGAGTTATTGGAAGAGATTCATAAGTTGTTAAAAGAGTATATTTATGCAGAAAATTTTTATATTTCTTTAATAGATGAGAGTGGAGATTATATCTATTTTCCATATTTCGTTGATTTAAAAGATGAGAAACCCACACCAAGAAAAAGAAGAGGCGGAATCACAGAATATATTTTAGAAAGAGGCGAGCCAACTCTTTTAAAAAGAGAAGAAATAGAAAAATTGAGAGAAGAGGGAAAACTTATTTTTTATGGAACATGTCCTGAATATTATATAGGTGCTCCCCTAAGAGTTTTCGATAAATTAATTGGAGTTATAGCACTTCAAAGTTATGATAAAGATATAACTTATGATGAAGATGATTTAAATTTAATCTCATTTTTAAGTAAGCAAATTTCTTATGTAATTGAAAGATTAAAAAGTGAAAATGAAAGAACTTCATTAATTAAAAACATTAAAGGTTTTGTTTTTACAATAACACTTGAAAGAGAAAAAATAAAAATAATTGAAATTGAAGGAAATTTTGAAGAAATTACTGGTTATAAAAAAGATGAAATTTTAAAAGAAAGGAATGACCTCAAATCTTTAATTCATAAAGAAGATTATGAAAAAATTAAAAAATTATTTTTAGATGTTTATGAATTAAAAGATAAGACCTTAACTGAAATTTTTAGAATAATTACTAAAAGTGGTGAAATAAAATGGGTAAGCATAAATTTATCAATTTTAAAAATTGAAATTCCTGAAGTCAAGATAGTTCAAGGTATTATAACTGATATAACAGAAAGTATAAAAACAAAAGAAAAATTTTTTGAGACAGAGGCAAAATATAAGAGAATTCTTGATAATTCAAGAGACATTATTTTTAGATATGCTTTTTATCCAAAAAAAGGTTTTGAGTATATTAATAATATTGTAACTGAAATTACAGGTTATACTCCAGAAGAGCATTACAATGATCCTGATTTATTTTTTAAAATAGTTCATCCTGAAGATAAAATTTTACTCCAAAAAATTATATCAGGCGAGATAAAAGACCCCATTGTTTTAAGATTTATAAGAAAAGATGGAAAAATAGTTTATTTAGAACAAAATAATTGGTTTATTAAAGATAAAAATGGAAATGTAGTTGCTATAGAGGGAATATTTAGAAATGTAACAAAAAGAAAAGTCCTTGAGGAGAGTCTAAAAGAAAGCGAGAAAAGATTTAGAACCCTTTTTGAAAATGCTCCACTTGGTATTACATTAACTAGTAAAAACGGTGAAATTTTATATTGTAATCCAAAATATGAAGAGATCATGGGTTATAAAGTTGATGAACTAAAAAATAAAACTTGGATGGAGTTAACATATCCAGAAGATATAAAAGAAGATTTAGAAAAATTTAATAAATTAATAAAAGGAGAGTTATATTCTTATTCAGTTGAAAAAAGAGCAATTAGAAAAGATGGAAAAGTAATTTGGATAAATCTTAAAGTTGTTAGAGTAGATGATGAAAAAGGAGATTTCCTTTATGAAATTGCTATGATAGAAGATATAACAGAAAAGAAAATGTTAGAGAAAGCAGTTCAGGAAAGCATGAAAAGATTTAGAACCCTTTTTGAAAAATCACCTGTTGGTATAACAATGAGTGATATAGACGGAAAGATTATCGCATCAAATGAAGCATATTTAAAAATAATTGGATATAGTTTAGATGAAATAAAAAAGGTTTCTTGGAAAGAATATACATATCCAGAAGATATAGATAAAGATTGGAATTTATTTAAAAAATTAATAAATAGAGAAATTGACTCATATTCTATTGAAAAAAGATATATAAGAAAAGATGGAGAAATTATATATGCAAGATTAAATTGTGCAGCAGTTTTTGATGAGAATGGTGAATTTCAATTTGAATTTGCAATAATTGAAGATATAACCGAAGAAAAAAAGTTGAAACATGAAATTGAAGAAAGTAGAGAAAAACTCGCAAGATCTCTTGAAAATATTTTAAATCTAATAACAAAAATAACAGAAATAAAAGATCCCTATACTTTAGGTCATCAAAGAAGAGTTGCCCTTCTTGCAACAAAAATCGCAAAAAAGATGAATTTACCAGAAGAAACAATTGAAAAAATAAGAATTGCATCATTTTTACATGATATTGGAAAATTAACACTTCCAGTTGAAGTTTTAAATAAAGGTGGAAAACTCTCAGAAAATGAATTTTCACTTATAAAAGAGCACTCTAAAAATGGATATGAAATAATTAAAAAAATTGAAAATTTTATACCAATAGCAGAAATAGTTCTTCAACATCATGAAAGGTTAAATGGTTCAGGATATCCTTTTGGTTTAAAAGATGATGAAATTCTTCTTGAAGCAAGAATAATTGCTGTTTGTGATGTTTTTGAAGCAATGACTTCACATAGACCATATAGACCAGCATATAGTGTGGAGGATGCTTTAAAAGAGTTAAAAAATTATAAAGGAATTTTATATGACCCTCAAGTTGTTAATGCTTTAGAAGAGTTAATTTTAAATAATGAAATAAACATAAAATTTTTAAATGGAAAAAATAAATCTTAA
- a CDS encoding redoxin domain-containing protein, producing METTTLKIGNKFIDFTLKDQNGEKITLSNFLGKRVLLSFHPLAWTSICEQQMKDLEKNYDEFLKFNTIPFGISVDPQPTKKAWAEHMKLKNLKILSDFWPHGDISKLYGVFRDKEGFSERANILINEKGDIIFIKIYELSKLPELIEIFDFLKSLK from the coding sequence ATGGAAACGACAACATTAAAGATAGGAAATAAATTTATAGATTTTACATTAAAAGATCAAAATGGAGAAAAAATAACTTTATCAAATTTTTTAGGAAAAAGAGTTCTTCTTTCATTTCATCCTCTTGCCTGGACATCAATATGTGAACAACAAATGAAGGATCTTGAGAAAAATTATGACGAATTTTTAAAATTCAATACAATACCATTTGGAATAAGTGTTGATCCACAACCAACTAAAAAAGCATGGGCAGAACATATGAAACTTAAAAATTTAAAAATACTTTCAGATTTTTGGCCCCATGGTGATATTTCAAAACTTTATGGTGTGTTTAGAGATAAAGAGGGTTTTTCTGAAAGAGCAAATATTTTAATTAATGAAAAAGGGGATATTATTTTTATAAAAATATATGAATTGAGTAAATTACCAGAATTAATAGAAATTTTTGACTTTTTAAAATCACTTAAATAA
- a CDS encoding M14 family zinc carboxypeptidase produces MKRIIKRFILLLIIFSLIPLISLVKAKNPYFLILLENKLDREPSSLEFIKETEDGFLYLYNGTQRINVPYKIVRVIREDPIGYHKLNDVIEKLNFYHEKYNDITELKSIGKTFENRDIYALKISKKDKEDKPTILIVGCHHAREWMSVEIPMKIIEYLLNNYELNKDVKRWIENFEIWVIPILNPDGFEYSIKYDRMWRKNRTLNFDSSRGVDNNRNYGFMWGLSDGSSSIPSSETYRGKAPFSEFENMAIRDLVYENPPSIALSYHSFSELILYPWGYTTEPTQDKELFENLAVEMAKTTGPPNDNDYPGPYDYYPMQSSSLYPTSGDLTDFLYGEMGSLAFTIELNSVQEFFDPPPELIEPTWEQTKGIFFVAMNYVDKLGLLRLKIVDQDGNPYEGEVSILEKNLKKKTQKKGLFNYFLEEGEYTILIKGRKYKVSIKNGEVSEYFINLGEIKIDKELIDFGEIEYKEKIPFQFEVEGEGIIEAPEEIILPKNEFSGKEKISGYIKIEDPIYDKDYEFIIKLIGKTDTKEVLIKFKFVKDSTPPEIKFNIEDGFITNKNSITIYGETEKDARVYFLENEIKLNEEGKFFVDINLIEGENEIKFKAIDKFGNSKEYLLKIVCDLTPPIVDFDIKDVFKTTSNILTIKGKVNERVKIYINSIDYGLFEGDNFEIEIPLNDGINKLNIETYDLAKNKTVVLKTVYKVEKKTVELFIGSKKIFINGFEKEIDTSPFILNGRTYVPIRFLLEALGGNISYNEIDKSISFTLYDKVVLMWVDKKNYLVNFKEYFMDSSPIIVKPGRVMVPLRFIAEAVDAKVLWDNLLKKITIIYPYI; encoded by the coding sequence ATGAAAAGGATAATCAAAAGATTTATTCTTTTATTAATAATATTTTCACTTATACCCTTAATTTCTCTTGTTAAAGCAAAAAATCCATATTTTCTTATATTACTTGAAAATAAATTAGATAGAGAGCCTTCGTCTTTAGAATTTATAAAAGAAACAGAAGATGGTTTTTTATATTTATACAATGGAACTCAGAGGATAAATGTTCCATATAAAATTGTAAGAGTAATTAGAGAAGACCCAATTGGATACCATAAATTAAACGATGTAATAGAAAAATTAAATTTTTATCATGAGAAATATAATGATATTACTGAATTAAAATCAATTGGTAAAACATTTGAAAATAGAGATATTTATGCCTTAAAAATTTCAAAAAAGGATAAAGAGGATAAACCTACTATTTTAATTGTAGGTTGCCATCATGCAAGAGAGTGGATGAGTGTTGAAATTCCAATGAAAATTATAGAGTATTTATTAAATAATTATGAATTAAATAAAGATGTTAAAAGGTGGATTGAAAATTTTGAAATTTGGGTAATCCCAATTTTAAATCCAGATGGTTTTGAATATTCTATTAAATATGACAGAATGTGGAGAAAAAATAGAACATTAAATTTTGATTCCTCAAGAGGAGTTGATAATAATAGAAACTATGGATTTATGTGGGGTTTATCGGATGGCTCTTCATCTATTCCTTCATCTGAAACATATAGAGGAAAAGCACCATTTTCAGAATTTGAAAATATGGCTATAAGAGATCTTGTTTATGAAAATCCCCCTTCAATTGCTCTATCATATCACTCATTTTCAGAACTTATTTTATACCCATGGGGTTATACAACTGAACCAACTCAAGATAAAGAACTTTTTGAAAATTTAGCAGTTGAAATGGCGAAAACAACTGGTCCACCAAATGATAATGATTATCCTGGACCATATGATTACTATCCTATGCAATCAAGTTCTCTTTATCCTACAAGTGGCGATCTTACTGATTTTTTATATGGAGAGATGGGTTCTCTTGCATTTACTATAGAACTAAATTCAGTACAGGAATTTTTTGATCCACCACCTGAATTAATCGAACCAACTTGGGAACAAACAAAAGGAATATTTTTTGTAGCAATGAATTATGTTGATAAATTAGGATTATTAAGATTAAAAATTGTAGATCAAGATGGAAATCCTTATGAAGGAGAGGTTTCAATTTTAGAAAAAAATTTAAAAAAGAAAACACAAAAAAAGGGTCTCTTTAACTATTTTTTAGAGGAAGGCGAATATACAATCTTAATAAAGGGAAGAAAATATAAAGTTAGTATTAAAAATGGAGAAGTATCAGAATACTTTATTAATTTAGGTGAGATAAAAATAGATAAAGAATTAATTGATTTTGGAGAGATAGAGTATAAAGAGAAAATTCCTTTTCAATTTGAAGTTGAAGGAGAAGGAATAATTGAAGCACCAGAGGAAATTATTTTACCAAAAAATGAATTTTCAGGAAAAGAAAAAATAAGTGGATATATAAAAATAGAAGATCCAATTTATGATAAAGATTATGAATTTATAATAAAACTAATTGGTAAAACTGATACAAAAGAAGTTTTAATAAAATTTAAATTTGTAAAAGATAGCACCCCACCAGAAATAAAATTTAATATTGAAGATGGTTTTATTACAAATAAAAATAGCATAACAATTTATGGAGAGACTGAAAAAGACGCAAGAGTTTATTTTTTAGAAAATGAAATTAAATTAAACGAAGAGGGAAAATTTTTTGTTGATATAAATTTAATTGAAGGAGAAAATGAAATCAAATTTAAAGCAATAGATAAGTTTGGAAATTCAAAAGAGTATTTACTAAAAATAGTCTGCGATCTAACACCACCTATAGTTGACTTTGATATTAAAGATGTTTTTAAAACAACTTCTAATATTTTAACTATAAAAGGTAAAGTTAATGAAAGGGTGAAAATTTATATAAATAGTATTGATTATGGTTTATTTGAAGGTGATAATTTTGAAATAGAAATACCTTTAAATGATGGTATCAATAAATTAAATATTGAAACTTACGATTTAGCAAAAAATAAAACTGTTGTATTAAAAACAGTTTATAAGGTCGAAAAGAAAACAGTTGAACTTTTTATAGGTAGTAAAAAAATATTTATAAATGGATTTGAAAAAGAGATTGATACTTCTCCATTCATCTTAAATGGAAGAACATATGTTCCAATAAGATTTTTATTAGAAGCACTTGGTGGAAATATTTCTTATAATGAAATAGATAAAAGCATTTCTTTTACTCTCTATGATAAAGTTGTTTTAATGTGGGTTGATAAGAAAAATTATTTAGTTAACTTCAAAGAATATTTTATGGATTCTTCTCCAATAATTGTAAAACCAGGAAGAGTTATGGTTCCATTAAGATTTATTGCTGAAGCTGTAGATGCAAAAGTTTTATGGGACAACCTACTTAAAAAGATAACAATAATTTATCCTTATATTTAA